ACACGCCGGCCACCACGGCCGCCGCCAGGTAGAGCCAGCTCGCGGCCGGGACCAGCAGCAGCGACCAGCCGACCATCAGCCAGGTGAAGATCACGATCTGCCGGGTGACGTAGGCGGGCTCGGCGACGGCGGGCAGCATGGGCACGCCCGCGGCCTTGTAGTCGTCGCTGAACTTCATCGCCAGCGCCCAGGTGTGCGGCGGGGTCCAGAAGAAGATCACGCCGAACATCACGAGGGCGGGCCACTCCACGGTGCCGGTCACCGCGGCCCAGCCGATCACCACGGGCATGCAGCCCGCTGCGCCGCCCCAGATGATGTTCTGCGCGGTCCGCCGCTTGAGGACCAGGGTGTAGACGAAGACGTAGAACAGGATCGTGGCCACCGCCAGCACCGCGGCCAGCAGGTTGGTCGTGGCGAAGAACCAGCCGAAGGATCCCAGCCCCATCAGCACGCCGAAGACCAGCGCGTTGCGCCGGGGCACCGAGTGGGTGGCCAGCGGGCGGGCCTTGGTCCGCTTCATCACCGCGTCGATGTCGGCGTCGGCGACGCAGTTGAGCGCGTTGGCGCTGCCGGCCGCCATGATCCCGCCGACGAGGGTGGTGAGCACCAGCAGCGGCGACGGCAGACCCCGCTGGGCCAGCAGCATCGCCGGGATGGTGGTCACCAGCAGCAGCTCGATCACGCGGGGCTTGGTGAGCGCGACGTACGCCCGCACGCTGGTCTTCCAGTCCGGCCGCGGGTGGTGGTGGCTCCGGGCCGACGCGTCAGCGGTGATGCTCATCGCGTCCCCTCCGCAACGGTCACCGGCGGCATGGGGCTCCTCAGTCAGATCGGGTCAGTCGGGTGGCTGCCCCGACTGGTTTCGACCCGGGGAACGCGGGTCACCCAAATGGTAGGCACGCTACAGAACCAACGCGCGCGGGGGGTCGTGTGACGTGCCTTAAGCGACGTTCTCCCACGGCCACTACTAGGCTGATCGGTGGACGAGGGAGAACGTGCGTCACGCCGGGCGAGAGCGCTTGAGGGGAAGCCGTCGAGTTCGCCCGCGGAACGCTCCGCCCTCCTCGCGCGCGACCTTGCGGAACCTCAAGCGAAAGTGGGACAGCGTCCGTGTCCGTGAACTCCGACCTCACCGGTCTGACCACCCCCAACCTGCCAGAGGACTGGACCGAGCTGGACCGGCGTGCGGTCGACACCGCTCGCGTCCTCGCCGCCGACGCCGTGCAGAAGGTCGGCAACGGCCACCCCGGTACCGCGATGAGCCTCGCGCCCGCCGCCTACACCCTCTTCCAGCGGGTCATGCGGCACGACCCGGCGGACGCGGACTGGCCGGGCCGGGACCGGTTCGTCCTCTCCTGCGGGCACTCCAGCCTCACCCTCTACATCCAGCTCTACCTCTCCGGCTACGGCGTCGAGCTGGACGACCTGAAGGCGCTGCGCACCTGGGGCTCGCTCACCCCCGGCCACCCGGAGCACCGGCACACCCCGGGCGTGGAGATCACCACCGGCCCGCTGGGCCAGGGCCTGTCCTCCGCGGTCGGCATGGCGATGGCGGCCCGCCGCGAGCGCGGCCTGTTCGACCCGGACGCCGCGCCCGGCGAGAGCCCGTTCGACCACCAGATCTACGTGATCGCCTCCGACGGTGACATCGAGGAGGGTGTGACCTCCGAGGCCTCCTCCATCGCCGGGCACCAGCAGCTGGGCAACCTGACGCTGATCTACGACGACAACAAGATCAGCATCGAGGACGACACCGCGATCGCGCTGAGCGAGGACGTGGCCAAGCGCTACGAGGCCTACGGC
The window above is part of the Allokutzneria albata genome. Proteins encoded here:
- a CDS encoding heme o synthase, whose amino-acid sequence is MSITADASARSHHHPRPDWKTSVRAYVALTKPRVIELLLVTTIPAMLLAQRGLPSPLLVLTTLVGGIMAAGSANALNCVADADIDAVMKRTKARPLATHSVPRRNALVFGVLMGLGSFGWFFATTNLLAAVLAVATILFYVFVYTLVLKRRTAQNIIWGGAAGCMPVVIGWAAVTGTVEWPALVMFGVIFFWTPPHTWALAMKFSDDYKAAGVPMLPAVAEPAYVTRQIVIFTWLMVGWSLLLVPAASWLYLAAAVVAGVWFAVLTHRLHGQVRRGEKANPMRLFHMSNTYLMLVFVALAVDSAIGLPVLGWPWTW